TTATTCAAAACTTACTATTTGGCACcaaaaatccgtcattttggtgttttaaaaatttcgtgcacccagtgtcactcgcgttattaaaacgaatccaatgacgtatcatttatcaaaatcggttcagccgttgagtagttacgagaggacataggaatagacatacatacatacatacgcgtcaaacaaataaccctccttcttcgcagtcgggtaaaaatgttGATTTTATATGGACACAGGAAAGCAGATATTGAATGATAAtgaccttttcgacgccaacgactcatatatacgcaccgcaggttccacgccaacaacctatatatacgtccattatgtcaatgcaaaagcaaccttcgctCAATTTTGTTAAGGTTCacttttaggcattgcaatatagaagccgTATAGATGTCTTTTGTATGTGACGTGTCGGCGAAAACGATAAAGATGTATATCACACACCAAGTTGCATTCAATGTATAGTTTTGGAGTAGCAAAAAGTATTTGGTTTTAGGTGAAAGAATTAAAGGCAGACAAATTGacttttgtatgtatttatttttacatacttAGCTTAATTACAACTAAGTAATTTCTTTAGATACATTtgctttttaataataatgctgCTTTAAATAAAATCCACATTTTTAAAGCATTCACATTCTCATCTTAAGTCAGTAAAAATACTAGGTTGTCTTGATACattaaaaagcatttattttgttactttggaCACATATGaagaacaaaaataatgtaggtaccaaataaacataatatttaagCTAAACGCGAAGTATTCATAATAACCTTAATACATTATGATTAAAAAATTAGTGGATAGGTTCCGGTTGCTGTGTGATGAGGAGACCAAATCtcttcttaattataatccgtTGTCGTGAATACTTGTCTTCAGGAGAAAAACGAGCTGAAACAAAATACACAGCTAATTATTTATCATCAATTATCTGAATTGACTCAGGACATGTATACCATGTTTCCTGTATTTTATCAGACTGCATCAGATGGAGGGCTACATTTAGGGCTGCCACCTCTCCGGGTTTGACCCGGAGTGTACGGGCTTGCATGGTTCATGTCCGGGCTACGGGTTTAACATTGATATCTCCAGGTCAGACCAGGCAGGACGGTTTTCTTCATTGGGAAATTTGTAGACAGACGAGCGAAACTGCTTGTCAGTTGACATGGTAAAGGCAGAGTTAATTGTAAAGATTAATTACAATAATGAATTgccaagattttttgaaatttttgaagaAACCTGAGCAAGAGGTGCTTAAACAATCCcttcagaataaaaaatatagttttaagtgTCAAGCTGGCCCAAGTCAACCTAGCACTAGCTaggtcatttatatttttataaatacaataaattaattaaataatttattgttttattaaagtaaaaaaaaatattcttaaaatcTCCGGGTATACTGGTTTTGAAAGGTGGCAGCCCTAGTTACATTATACATTCGAGTGTTTTTCATGATAACTAACTACTGATAATTAGCGAatagaaaatgaaatttttttaaagcaatgaatcgagaactttaacgatacgcacagcatgaatgattttttttatgatttttgagaaagagaaatgtatatattattgcagggtttccgaattatgagacggcaatatgtttgccgctatcagccaagggcattaagtgacaagaccgtcatgtcagtttgccTGGGAACTAGGGTGGCACGCACAAACAATCAACACTTTTTTTTGCGAGATTTTTTTACTTCCGTTGTCATTTctacttcaacttcaacttttttgtttagtggcaatcggtcgcttttggttagcgtccattactgccaatgacacctgacagcagcaaagtgTATATTGTGTCAGACCGGTTGGATAAGATTTCTAAACGGGGGTTGTGGAAGCGAGTTTGTTGCGTACCTGCAATAGACATACACAAAACATAGGGACAGCACAAAACATAGAAGACAGTACAAAACATTTAGACATTACAGATCGGATCAAAGGGAGCGACAAAAGCGAAAAAGCacctatagttttattttttctttagttatataattaattaacatgtTAAGGATTTTCTTGTTGGAGGAGGCATGAAGTAGGAGGGTTTTGAGGTTGGTGGGTTTGGGAATACAGGGGGGAAGGATGTTGTAAAGGGGAACAGTTCTCATGGGGCAGTTTAACAGAATGTGGTCGGCGGTACCCTCCTCCAAGCCGCATGGACAGAGGGGGGATTGAACAATACCCCATCTATACAGGCGGGATGGAGCACAAGTATGTCCGATACGTAATCTGCAGATGACAGAGGTTGTCTGTTTGTTCGCTTGACGAAACCGGAAAAACCAAGGCTTAGGGGGGATGTTTGGTTGAATATCCCCGTAATGACGGCCTTTGACCAGTAAGGAGCACTCATAATGACGGAGCCAAAGAGAGGTGAGATCGGATTTGGCAGCAGAGAAGAGGTCATAGAAATAGCAGTGGGAGTGATCCAAGCTGCCGATCTCTATGGCCTCCTTAGCATATGCGTCAGCGACCTCGTTTCCCCGGATCCCAGAATGACTGGGAATCCAGGCCAACGAGATCTCAAGGTTGCGGAGATGGGCTTCGAATAGGGATTGCCTGATGAGTAGCACTAAAGGATAGTTAATTTTGGCAGAGAAAGGATTGGCCGTGATGGATTGTAAACCGCTAAGAGAGTCCGTAAAAATTATCGAGTTGCTAATACCATGAGCATTAATGTATTTAACGGCTTCCAGAATAGCGACTAGCTCACCGGTAAAGACTGACGTGTGAGGTGGGCACTTAAAGCTCAGGATAACTGAATCTTTCGGGATCCAGACTGCCGAACCCACAGCGCCGCCAACCATAAGCCTGGAGGCATCTGTGAATAACAAAGACCAGCCTTGCCAGGAGTTTTCGATGTTGTGTAGAAAAGAACTGTTAGCTCCGGGCTGGTTCTTTGTTATTCCGAAGTTAAGGATGATGTTGGGTTGAAAGATTAGAGCATCGTAACTGTGAGCAAAAAGGGGAGAAGGGAGCATGTGAAAGAGGGGTCTGGGAGGTTATTGAATTTGCGGAAGCTATTGATAAGACATGGCGGGTTTTTGTTGAACCAGAATCCACTGTCAGTAATTAAATCCGATAGTTCTTGCAGCTTAGGTAAGAGGGGGTGGTCGTCCAGAAGGGAAAGTCTGAGGAAGAAACGATCAGCCAGGTATTGACGTCGGAGGTAAAGGGGGGGGTCAGTTGCTTCTACTTGAAGGGCATTGGTCGGGGAGGATTTCATGGCTCCCAGGATAACCCGGAGGGACTGGTACTGGATTTTGTCCAGTTTACCTAAGGCCACCTTGTTACAAGGTTCTAACATAAAGGAGCCATAATCAAGGACGCTGCGTACTATGGCATTATAGAGGAGTTTCTGGGAATAGGGGTGGGCACCCCACCACACACCCGAAAGACAACGCAGAATGTTGATGTTTGATTGGCACTTTTTAACTGTGGAATCAATATGGGGGCAACCGGAAAGCCGAGAGTCAAGCGTAACGCCTAGAAATTTGACTTGTTTACTGACAGGGATTAGTTGATTATTGAAGGCGACTTCCACAGGGGGGAACGACCTTTTCCTAGTAAAAGGAACCACGCTACATTTGGAAACTGAAAGGGAAAGACCATGGACAGCAAGCCATTCACCCAGGTAGAATAGGGCTTGGTTCAAGTTGCAGGTGGCTACTTCGACGGAATGGGACGATGCGTACAAAGCTATGTCGTCTGCGTATTGCAGTATGTTGCAGAACGGTGAAACAGCCTCGTCAAGGTCGTGGGTGTACAAGCTGTAGAGCAAGGGACTTAATACGGATCCTTGTGGAAGACCTTGCCAGATTAGCCTCGGAGTGGAATGGGAACCATTATGTCTCACCTCGATGGATCGTTCCATTAGGAAGTTGCATATGAAATGCGTCAGCTTCTGCGGCAGACTCAGCTTAGATAGTTTATCTCTGAGTAAGGAGAGTATGACACTATCATACGCGGATGATACGTCCAAGAATACGCCAACAAGGAACTCGTTCCTTGAGAGGGAGATCCTGATGTCAGTTGTTAAAATCGAGAGACTATCCATGGTGCCCATTCCTCTCCGAAAACCAAACTGGCTTTTGGacagtattttatttgattctacGAACCACTCCAGGCGTTTCTTAATCATGTGCTCTAGGATTTTGAGAAGGCAGGATGATAAGGCGATTGGACGGTGGGAGGAAGGAAGGAGGGGATCTTTCCCTTGTTTATGTAGAGGATGATAATTTGTTTTTTCCAAGCCTCTGGAACGAAACCCAGGTCGAGGAAATGGTTTAAAAGGTCTAGAAAGTATTTTTTGGTAACCTGGCCAGATTTGGCAAGAAAAGCGTACGGGATACTATCTGGACCAGGAGCCGAGTTCTTGAGGTGGTCTAACGATGCCAAAAGTTCTAACCACGAAAACGGTTGGTCGAGATTATTATGAGGGCAATTCAAAGGATAGGGGGAAGGGAGGGAGTTAACATGGGGGACAGTGGGGGGAGACAGGGTGTCTATAAATGCCGTGAGCCAAACTGAGGAGTCGTTACTAGGCGCATCTCGGGCTATGAATGAACCTCTAAAACGTTTTATGGCTTTCCATAGAACAGTTGATGGAGTGCGGGGCGAGATACTTTGGCAGAAGTTTATCCAtccaaatttctttttttttttgaacaaacGTTTCGCCTGAGCCGCGGTCTTTTTGAATGCGAGAAAGTTATCCAGGGACATGTTTCCACAATACGCTTTCTCGGCCTCGTTCCTTAGGCGAATCATGTCCGTACATTCAGAGTCCCACCAAGGTGGGGAGGACCTAGCCTTATAACGTTTTTTAGGCGGAATATTTTTGTCAGCTGCAACTATGAAGGCCTCGATCAGGTTGTCATGACAAATACAGGCGTTTTCTGGTAAGACAATGGGCATCTTGCTGACTGCTGCATCCAAGTCCGCCGCGAACTGGTCCCAATCAGCCTTGGACAGGTGGTACCTATTAGAATTTGGGGGAGTACTGGGTTGGGAAAAGGATGTAGGGAAGGATATTAAGATTGGAAGGTGATCACTACCGTGGGAATCCTGGAGCACAGACCACGAGAGAAGGGTGCCAAAATGTGGAGAGCACAGGGAAAGATCGACGGCACTAGAGTTCAGGCCTGGTGCCGTTCTGCGCGTCGGAGAACCATCATTGAGTAGGCAGATGTTTTTGTCCTCCATCAGGTCAACGAGATCACAGGCTAAGGCGTCGTAATCGGCGCTTCCCCACATGAGATGATGACAGTTAAAGTCACCTAAAATGAGGAATGGGCCCGGAAGGGCGGAAAATATGTGCTCGAGGTCTGAGATATTAATGGAGAGCGGATCGTAAATATAGATCGAAAGAACGGTAAAGTCCATGATCTTGGCGGCGACTGCATTAATGCCGTAAGGGATAGGGGGAAGAGTTATACGATTATACGTGACAGAAGATTTGATGAGAAGGGCGGCTCCTGCG
This region of Choristoneura fumiferana chromosome 11, NRCan_CFum_1, whole genome shotgun sequence genomic DNA includes:
- the LOC141432759 gene encoding H/ACA ribonucleoprotein complex subunit 3-like; this translates as MYLRYFLNENGDRQYTLATLDPTGKPTLSAHPARFSPEDKYSRQRIIIKKRFGLLITQQPEPIH